One window of Helicobacter sp. MIT 99-5507 genomic DNA carries:
- a CDS encoding divergent polysaccharide deacetylase family protein, with protein MKKIHNLMILSLILAASYLIINLIEPKADNFISLNDNKIENINRKITQPKQDSNATMAYTIQYKKRVDYSNNPTSSEVLDYKDNIIEEKVIPKQEENKEEKPKVQYQDILQDSKPKIVIIIDDVLNIKQLNDIKSIDLKITPSIFPNNNNDMINAVNNLDFFMIHLPLEAKRYTDELDTIKIGDSIDRMREKIQSIKSSMPNVKYINNHTGSKFTANKESVETLLSVLDDNKIKFVDSRTTPDTKLNEIAKEQNRLILHRDIFIDNNLDANALNKQIKEGIKIAKKRGYAILIAHPHKETLQALKLAKENLFKDVDIIYLNELDEILQNAKITRYAQKFHK; from the coding sequence ATGAAAAAGATACATAATTTAATGATTCTATCTTTGATATTAGCAGCATCATATCTAATAATAAACTTAATAGAGCCAAAAGCTGATAATTTTATAAGCCTAAATGATAATAAAATAGAGAATATAAACAGAAAGATAACACAACCAAAACAAGATTCCAATGCTACAATGGCATACACAATACAATACAAAAAAAGAGTTGATTACAGCAATAATCCTACCTCATCAGAAGTGCTAGATTATAAAGACAATATAATAGAAGAAAAAGTTATACCAAAACAAGAAGAAAACAAAGAAGAAAAACCCAAAGTGCAATATCAAGATATATTGCAAGATTCTAAACCAAAAATCGTAATAATAATTGATGATGTATTAAATATCAAACAATTAAATGATATAAAATCAATAGATTTAAAGATCACTCCATCGATATTTCCAAACAATAATAATGATATGATAAATGCTGTTAATAATCTTGATTTCTTTATGATACATTTACCACTAGAGGCAAAAAGATATACAGATGAATTAGATACGATAAAAATAGGAGATTCTATTGATAGAATGAGAGAAAAAATACAATCTATAAAATCATCTATGCCAAATGTAAAATATATCAATAATCATACAGGAAGTAAATTTACAGCAAATAAAGAAAGTGTAGAGACATTACTAAGTGTATTAGATGATAATAAAATAAAATTTGTCGATAGTAGAACTACACCAGATACAAAACTAAATGAAATTGCAAAAGAGCAAAATAGATTGATTTTACATAGAGATATTTTTATAGATAATAACCTTGATGCAAATGCACTAAATAAGCAAATCAAAGAAGGTATAAAAATTGCAAAAAAAAGAGGTTATGCCATACTTATAGCACATCCTCATAAAGAAACATTGCAGGCATTAAAACTAGCAAAAGAGAATCTATTTAAAGATGTTGATATAATTTATCTAAATGAATTAGATGAAATATTACAAAATGCAAAAATAACGCGATATGCCCAAAAGTTTCATAAATGA
- a CDS encoding DNA-processing protein DprA, translating into MINTLKIPKSLESLKKPPKELFYIGNKKLLDNFKVAIVGTRRPNQYTQIITATLAQKISKYATIISGGAIGIDFIAHTNSMPNTIMISPGSLDITYPKENSKLINDIKNKALIISEYESPYFPKKYSFLERNRIVIALSDIVIFPQGDLNSGTNYSAKIAIELNKPIWTIPHRYKESPLSEYLIINKYAKVIYDIDDFIRDSILDSKIQNTQSLESKNDEILEFCKNAPSFEVALEKFGDRILEYEFMGLLVRQNNKIKTK; encoded by the coding sequence ATGATAAATACACTTAAAATACCAAAATCACTAGAATCTTTAAAAAAGCCACCAAAAGAATTGTTTTATATAGGAAATAAAAAGTTATTAGATAATTTTAAAGTAGCCATCGTTGGCACAAGGCGTCCAAATCAATATACACAAATAATAACTGCAACGCTAGCACAAAAAATAAGTAAATATGCCACAATAATAAGTGGTGGGGCGATAGGGATTGATTTTATCGCACATACAAATTCAATGCCAAATACAATAATGATATCCCCAGGAAGTCTAGATATCACATATCCAAAAGAAAATAGCAAACTAATAAATGATATAAAAAATAAAGCTTTGATAATTAGTGAGTATGAAAGCCCATATTTTCCTAAAAAATATAGCTTTCTTGAAAGAAACAGAATAGTTATTGCATTGAGTGATATAGTGATATTTCCACAAGGTGATCTAAATAGTGGCACAAACTATAGTGCAAAAATCGCAATAGAATTAAACAAACCAATATGGACAATTCCGCATAGATACAAAGAAAGCCCTCTTAGTGAATATTTAATCATAAATAAATATGCAAAAGTGATTTATGATATTGATGATTTTATAAGAGATTCTATTCTAGATTCTAAAATACAAAATACACAATCTTTAGAATCTAAAAATGATGAGATTTTAGAATTTTGCAAAAATGCACCTAGCTTTGAAGTAGCTTTAGAAAAATTTGGAGATAGAATCTTAGAATATGAATTTATGGGGCTTTTAGTGCGTCAAAACAATAAGATAAAAACAAAATGA
- the ruvX gene encoding Holliday junction resolvase RuvX has translation MIAIDFGLKKIGIAQYINGIILPLAPIIRRNRNDAAKRLNELLIEKNTKILIIGIANEEMQRRINHFITLLNFSGEIKFVDESLSSKEAEEMLQNRDNSHIMRKNGTIDSISAMIIMQRYLKSN, from the coding sequence ATGATAGCAATAGACTTTGGATTAAAAAAAATAGGAATAGCACAATATATAAATGGCATTATTTTGCCACTTGCACCAATCATTAGAAGAAATAGAAATGATGCTGCTAAAAGATTAAATGAGCTATTAATAGAAAAAAATACAAAGATTCTAATAATTGGTATAGCAAATGAAGAAATGCAAAGACGAATAAACCATTTTATCACACTTTTAAATTTTAGTGGAGAAATAAAATTTGTAGATGAAAGCTTGAGTTCAAAAGAAGCAGAAGAAATGTTGCAAAATAGAGATAATAGTCACATAATGCGAAAAAATGGCACTATTGATAGCATAAGTGCAATGATAATAATGCAAAGATATTTAAAGTCTAATTAG
- the mreC gene encoding rod shape-determining protein MreC has protein sequence MKKHNKTLWISIIIMCILFVLEINKGIFTYATLINNFVRENVFNIKDNISLAFDKYIYQAEEIENLGNVKLQNERLQARLLTLESENKKLLTLLNINKKPNLPNIFLVKAYSYVNMGNYSQIWLKSDEFSNTDENKIFGLIRNGYAAGVALNSNGGLVGILNGDSKASYSVYIGDSKSVGILKNNTNGNIAIEYINAWNEIKIGDEVVTSGLDGIFFEGIKVGKIKKVSQEYGYIVAEVDLYNQNNDIGYFWLIDISMPIEDSIDDSN, from the coding sequence ATGAAAAAGCACAATAAAACATTATGGATTAGCATAATTATTATGTGCATTTTGTTTGTGCTTGAGATTAATAAAGGTATATTTACATATGCTACTTTGATTAATAATTTTGTTAGAGAAAATGTATTTAATATAAAAGATAATATATCATTAGCATTTGATAAATACATATACCAAGCAGAAGAAATAGAGAATCTAGGCAATGTAAAATTACAAAATGAGAGACTACAAGCTAGATTGCTTACTTTAGAAAGTGAAAATAAAAAACTTCTTACATTGTTAAATATCAACAAAAAGCCAAACCTACCTAATATTTTTTTGGTGAAGGCTTATTCATATGTAAATATGGGCAACTATTCACAAATATGGCTAAAAAGTGATGAGTTTAGCAATACAGATGAAAATAAAATATTTGGACTTATTAGAAATGGATATGCAGCAGGAGTTGCATTAAATTCAAATGGTGGCTTAGTTGGTATTTTAAATGGAGATTCTAAGGCTAGTTATAGTGTTTATATTGGAGATTCTAAGTCAGTTGGAATCCTAAAAAATAATACAAATGGAAATATTGCAATTGAATATATTAATGCTTGGAATGAGATTAAAATAGGAGATGAAGTCGTTACAAGTGGGTTAGATGGAATCTTTTTTGAAGGTATTAAAGTTGGTAAGATAAAAAAAGTATCACAAGAATATGGGTATATTGTTGCAGAAGTTGATTTGTATAATCAAAATAATGATATAGGATATTTTTGGCTTATTGATATTTCTATGCCTATAGAAGATAGCATTGATGATTCTAATTAG
- a CDS encoding rod shape-determining protein, whose amino-acid sequence MILDTIIGMFSQDIAIDLGTANTVVLVKGRGIVINEPSIVAIQSNKYSRNKTLAIGKEAKEMMGKTPDGIDVIRPMRNGVIADFDMTEKMIRHFIEKTHNRRKMIRPRIVVCVPYGLTGVERKAVKESATSAGAREVFLIEEPMAAAIGAGLPIKEPQGSLVVDIGGGTTEIGVVSLGGLVISKSIRMAGDRMDESIVDYVRKKYNLLIGERTGEEIKVKIGCASPLDKTLSMQVNGRDQVSGLLNTIELTSEDTREAMKEPLRDIVDALKSVLEVMPPDLSGDIVENGIVLTGGGALIRGIDKYLADTVKLPVYVADEPLLSVAKGTGKVLDEDGILEQLVYEE is encoded by the coding sequence ATGATTTTAGATACTATTATAGGTATGTTTTCACAAGATATTGCAATAGACCTTGGCACAGCAAATACTGTCGTTTTGGTTAAAGGTCGTGGTATCGTGATAAATGAGCCAAGCATTGTAGCTATTCAATCAAATAAATATAGTAGAAATAAGACTTTAGCCATAGGCAAAGAAGCTAAAGAAATGATGGGAAAAACTCCAGATGGAATTGATGTAATAAGGCCTATGAGAAATGGTGTAATAGCTGATTTTGATATGACTGAAAAAATGATTAGGCATTTTATAGAAAAAACACATAATAGAAGAAAGATGATTCGTCCAAGGATTGTTGTTTGTGTGCCATATGGGCTTACAGGAGTTGAAAGAAAAGCTGTAAAAGAATCTGCCACAAGTGCGGGAGCTAGAGAAGTATTTTTGATAGAAGAGCCTATGGCTGCTGCAATTGGTGCAGGACTACCTATAAAAGAGCCACAAGGCAGTTTAGTTGTTGATATTGGTGGTGGAACTACTGAAATTGGTGTTGTATCTCTTGGAGGACTTGTAATAAGTAAATCAATTCGTATGGCAGGCGATAGAATGGATGAATCTATTGTCGATTATGTTAGAAAAAAATACAATCTTTTAATTGGCGAGAGAACTGGTGAAGAAATAAAAGTAAAAATAGGTTGTGCATCTCCACTTGATAAAACATTATCTATGCAAGTTAATGGAAGAGATCAAGTAAGTGGATTGCTAAATACTATTGAACTTACAAGTGAAGATACAAGAGAGGCTATGAAGGAGCCATTAAGAGATATAGTTGATGCACTAAAGAGCGTATTAGAAGTCATGCCACCTGATTTGTCTGGTGATATTGTAGAAAATGGAATCGTTTTAACTGGTGGTGGGGCTTTGATAAGAGGTATTGATAAATATTTAGCAGATACGGTAAAACTACCTGTTTATGTAGCTGATGAGCCACTTTTATCGGTTGCTAAGGGAACAGGAAAAGTCCTTGATGAAGATGGAATCTTAGAACAATTAGTATATGAAGAATAA
- the clpX gene encoding ATP-dependent Clp protease ATP-binding subunit ClpX: MSKKQCSICSAIDSDKNPVFSKKGLFICRDCQNKYGASSIDDFINRLDIDEENEEYYCDINFNNTSPKILKTALDEYVIGQDEAKKLLSVAVYNHYKRILQKNNDDEYDDVEIAKSNILLLGPTGSGKTLMAQTFARFLDVPIAISDATSLTQAGYVGEDVENILTRLYQAADYDIRRTEMGIVFIDEIDKIARVGENRSITRDVSGEGVQQALLKIIEGSIVNVSPQGGRKHPHQEFIQINTENILFICGGAFDGLNDIIKRRLGGNMLGFNSDKKIINNDEKYFHLVDSSDLMNYGMIPELIGRLHVIATLDEINQEAMLNILLKPKNSLIKQYQKIFVLDDVELEFEEGALKLIAKKAIERKTGARALRAIMESIMVDLMFDIKDYTGYKLVITADFVSKNKPPMLIKKGLAKKTPKTKIKK; encoded by the coding sequence ATGAGTAAAAAGCAATGCAGTATTTGCAGTGCAATAGATAGTGATAAAAATCCTGTTTTTTCTAAAAAAGGTTTATTTATCTGTAGAGATTGTCAAAACAAATATGGAGCTAGTAGCATAGATGATTTTATAAATAGACTTGATATAGATGAGGAAAATGAAGAATATTATTGTGATATAAATTTTAATAATACTTCTCCAAAAATTTTAAAAACTGCATTAGATGAATATGTAATAGGGCAAGATGAAGCAAAAAAACTTTTATCTGTTGCTGTATATAATCATTATAAAAGAATCTTGCAAAAAAATAATGATGATGAATATGATGATGTCGAAATAGCAAAATCTAATATTTTATTATTAGGTCCAACAGGAAGCGGAAAGACATTGATGGCGCAGACTTTTGCAAGATTTTTAGATGTGCCTATAGCAATTTCTGATGCCACTAGTCTAACTCAAGCAGGATATGTTGGTGAAGATGTAGAAAATATACTAACAAGACTTTATCAAGCAGCAGATTATGATATAAGAAGAACAGAAATGGGTATTGTTTTTATCGATGAGATTGATAAAATCGCTAGAGTTGGTGAAAATCGTTCAATCACTAGGGATGTATCTGGTGAAGGAGTGCAGCAAGCTTTGCTTAAGATTATAGAAGGAAGTATTGTAAATGTATCACCTCAAGGAGGCAGAAAGCACCCACATCAAGAATTTATACAAATCAATACCGAAAATATTTTGTTTATTTGTGGTGGAGCATTTGATGGATTGAATGACATAATTAAAAGACGTCTTGGTGGAAATATGCTAGGATTTAATAGTGATAAAAAGATTATTAATAATGATGAAAAGTATTTTCACTTAGTAGATTCCAGTGATTTAATGAATTATGGAATGATTCCAGAGCTTATTGGTAGATTGCATGTAATTGCAACACTTGATGAGATTAATCAAGAAGCAATGCTAAATATATTGTTAAAGCCAAAAAATTCCTTGATTAAACAATATCAAAAAATATTTGTACTTGATGATGTAGAATTAGAGTTTGAAGAAGGAGCATTAAAGCTTATAGCAAAAAAAGCAATAGAGAGAAAAACAGGTGCAAGAGCATTGCGTGCTATAATGGAAAGCATAATGGTGGATTTGATGTTTGATATAAAGGACTACACTGGATATAAATTAGTTATAACAGCTGATTTTGTATCAAAAAATAAACCTCCTATGTTAATTAAAAAAGGATTAGCCAAAAAAACACCAAAGACAAAAATAAAGAAATAA
- the lpxA gene encoding acyl-ACP--UDP-N-acetylglucosamine O-acyltransferase — translation MNTSIIKTKHIGEGTAIGEFCVIGENVQIGKNCKIYNNVTLDGCTIIGDNTTIFPNATIGTMPQDLKYNGEKTELIIGKNNIIREFTMFNPGTGENGKTIIGDNNLFMAYVHIAHDCVIGDNCILANCATLGGHIHIGNNVNIGGLSAIHQFVHIGDGSMIAGASALSQDIPPYCLAEGNRAIIRGLNKYKMRKIFTSKQIDEISHIYKLLLSGDKPIKEIADEILCNTDSKIIKDICMFIKDSKRGIPYKRGNINE, via the coding sequence ATGAATACATCAATAATTAAAACAAAACATATAGGAGAAGGAACTGCCATTGGTGAGTTTTGTGTTATTGGAGAAAATGTCCAAATTGGTAAAAATTGTAAAATTTACAATAATGTAACTTTAGATGGCTGCACAATAATTGGCGATAATACGACTATTTTTCCAAATGCTACAATTGGTACTATGCCTCAAGACTTAAAATACAATGGTGAAAAAACAGAATTAATTATTGGCAAAAATAATATTATTAGAGAATTTACTATGTTTAATCCAGGCACAGGAGAAAATGGTAAAACAATCATTGGAGATAATAATTTATTTATGGCTTATGTGCATATAGCACATGATTGTGTTATAGGTGATAATTGTATATTAGCAAATTGTGCGACTCTTGGCGGACATATTCATATAGGAAATAATGTAAATATTGGCGGGCTTAGTGCTATTCATCAATTTGTGCATATTGGTGATGGTTCTATGATAGCTGGTGCTTCAGCATTATCTCAAGATATTCCACCATATTGCCTTGCAGAAGGAAATAGGGCAATTATTAGAGGGCTAAATAAATATAAAATGCGAAAGATTTTTACATCTAAGCAGATAGATGAAATAAGCCACATATATAAATTATTGCTATCTGGAGATAAGCCAATTAAAGAGATAGCAGATGAGATTCTTTGCAATACTGATTCAAAAATTATAAAAGATATTTGTATGTTTATAAAAGATTCTAAACGTGGAATTCCATATAAAAGAGGTAATATCAATGAGTAA
- the fabZ gene encoding 3-hydroxyacyl-ACP dehydratase FabZ produces MIDIDRILKILPHRYPILLVDKVTSLKPFESVEAYKNITINEPIFLGHFPSKAIYPGVMIIEGMAQAGGILAFSSGYGDKVDEVDNKLVYFMSIDRAKFRSMVRPGDRLEYKLEVLKHKGKVWVLDAKAFVDGKLVAEAELKAMLGDNDDNKVKNNDQGKE; encoded by the coding sequence ATGATAGACATAGATAGAATACTAAAAATACTACCGCATAGATATCCAATATTGTTAGTTGATAAAGTAACATCTTTAAAACCATTTGAATCCGTTGAAGCCTATAAAAACATAACGATCAATGAGCCTATATTTTTAGGACATTTTCCAAGCAAGGCTATATATCCAGGTGTTATGATTATTGAAGGTATGGCACAAGCTGGCGGAATCCTGGCTTTTTCTAGTGGATATGGTGATAAGGTTGATGAAGTAGATAATAAGCTAGTTTATTTTATGAGCATTGATAGAGCAAAATTTAGATCTATGGTGCGTCCTGGTGATAGACTTGAATATAAATTAGAAGTATTAAAGCATAAAGGCAAAGTATGGGTTCTTGATGCTAAGGCTTTTGTCGATGGTAAGCTTGTTGCAGAAGCAGAATTAAAAGCTATGCTTGGCGACAATGATGACAATAAGGTGAAGAATAACGATCAAGGCAAAGAATAA
- a CDS encoding epoxyqueuosine reductase QueH: MLVHICCSVDSHYFLQELKKVYPDEKLIGFFYNPNIHPKEEYDLRLFDVKRSCEILGIDLVIGDYDLESWLDKIKGFENAEEKGDRCTICFDERLLKSAIFAMQLNEKYLTTTLLTSPMKSQNDLFNQGENIAKEYGLEFISLDTRSGGGTQRQSKLAKDSNLYRQNYCGCIYALEKQRNRSNKIALEMFSNIGKQVLKGSAQWTLNTFKELHKYEKNNIPHILQKDSINAYRLLNGYVFKQDSRDVIPSYIFTHSKSSKNLKSGDILWREMIFDNKKIMLGFCDNALFIDINSINLVFDKNYKNTLDMLYNPPLYDDELAFRVKILGSDSIKPFIVLDSASFNNLKINIDSIFQNIDIFMVIKL; this comes from the coding sequence ATGTTAGTTCATATTTGTTGTTCTGTTGATAGTCATTATTTTCTACAAGAATTAAAAAAAGTCTATCCAGATGAAAAGCTGATAGGATTTTTTTATAATCCAAATATTCATCCAAAAGAAGAATATGATTTACGACTTTTTGATGTAAAACGAAGCTGCGAGATTCTAGGTATTGATTTGGTTATTGGTGATTATGATTTGGAATCTTGGCTTGATAAAATCAAGGGCTTTGAGAATGCAGAAGAAAAAGGTGATAGATGCACTATATGCTTTGACGAGAGATTATTAAAAAGTGCTATATTTGCTATGCAACTAAATGAAAAATATTTGACTACTACATTGCTAACAAGTCCTATGAAAAGTCAAAATGATTTATTTAATCAAGGTGAAAATATTGCGAAAGAATATGGACTTGAATTTATTAGTCTTGATACTAGAAGTGGCGGTGGGACACAAAGACAAAGTAAATTAGCAAAGGATTCTAATCTTTATAGACAAAATTATTGTGGTTGTATTTATGCACTAGAAAAACAAAGAAATAGATCAAATAAAATTGCTTTAGAGATGTTTAGCAATATAGGAAAGCAAGTATTAAAAGGAAGCGCACAATGGACGCTAAATACTTTCAAAGAATTGCATAAATATGAAAAAAATAATATTCCACATATTTTGCAAAAAGATAGTATCAATGCTTATAGATTATTGAATGGTTATGTTTTTAAGCAAGATTCTAGGGATGTAATACCTTCATATATTTTTACACATTCAAAATCATCAAAGAATCTAAAAAGTGGTGATATTTTATGGAGAGAAATGATTTTTGATAATAAAAAAATTATGCTTGGATTCTGTGATAATGCGCTATTTATTGATATAAATAGCATTAATTTAGTATTTGATAAAAACTACAAAAATACACTTGATATGCTTTATAATCCTCCTCTTTATGATGATGAATTAGCTTTTAGAGTGAAGATTCTAGGTAGTGATAGTATAAAGCCATTTATTGTATTAGATTCTGCATCTTTTAATAATCTAAAAATAAATATAGATAGTATATTCCAAAATATAGATATTTTTATGGTTATTAAGCTTTAA
- the rlmN gene encoding 23S rRNA (adenine(2503)-C(2))-methyltransferase RlmN, whose product MENIFDYSFDELKGLLTPSFRAKQVWNWLYIHYEDDFSMMINLPKEIRNKLKEQFSAKNLDIANVALSKDGTKKYLFLTHDNHTFESVLLKMKDKEFDEDGNIKSQERFTICISSQIGCKIGCKFCCTGKNGFTRNLSAGEIVEQVVAIKKDNNIAPEKCVNIVYMGMGEPLDNFDNLIKAIKIISHIDGLSISPRRQTISTSGISPMINVLGNLDLGVQLAISLHAVNDITRNKLMPINKIYNINSIIDSVRSFPIDARKRVMFEYLMIKDINDSIDNAKDLLKLLDGIKAKVNLILFNPFEGSNFERPDLENAKKFADYLYSKGLICTIRESKGIDIDAACGQLKYKNKK is encoded by the coding sequence ATGGAAAATATTTTTGATTATAGCTTTGATGAATTAAAAGGATTGCTAACTCCATCTTTTCGTGCTAAGCAAGTTTGGAATTGGCTATATATTCATTATGAAGATGATTTTTCTATGATGATAAATCTTCCAAAAGAGATAAGAAACAAACTAAAAGAACAATTTAGTGCAAAGAATCTAGATATAGCAAATGTTGCATTGAGTAAAGATGGGACAAAAAAATATTTATTTCTAACTCATGATAATCATACTTTTGAATCTGTGCTTTTAAAAATGAAAGATAAAGAATTTGATGAAGATGGAAATATAAAGAGTCAAGAAAGATTCACTATTTGTATTTCATCTCAAATTGGTTGTAAGATTGGTTGTAAATTTTGTTGCACTGGAAAAAATGGATTCACTAGAAACCTAAGCGCAGGCGAGATAGTAGAGCAAGTTGTTGCAATAAAAAAAGATAACAATATCGCACCAGAAAAATGTGTAAATATCGTTTATATGGGCATGGGCGAACCACTTGATAATTTTGATAATCTGATAAAAGCTATAAAGATTATCTCTCATATTGATGGACTTTCTATATCGCCAAGAAGGCAAACTATATCTACAAGTGGAATCTCACCTATGATTAATGTCCTTGGCAATTTAGATTTAGGTGTGCAACTAGCCATATCACTTCATGCTGTAAATGATATAACCAGAAATAAACTTATGCCTATTAATAAGATTTATAATATTAATAGCATTATTGATAGTGTAAGAAGTTTTCCAATCGATGCTAGAAAAAGAGTTATGTTTGAATATCTTATGATAAAAGATATAAATGATAGTATAGATAATGCAAAAGATTTATTAAAACTTCTTGATGGTATAAAAGCTAAGGTAAATCTAATATTATTTAATCCATTTGAAGGTAGCAATTTTGAGCGACCAGATTTAGAAAATGCTAAGAAATTTGCAGATTATTTGTATAGCAAGGGATTAATATGCACTATTAGAGAATCTAAAGGTATTGATATTGATGCTGCTTGTGGGCAATTAAAATATAAAAATAAAAAATAA